In Vibrio lentus, a single genomic region encodes these proteins:
- a CDS encoding LysR family transcriptional regulator, translated as MLLEGIETLLVLSKAKTMSRTGSLLYISQSAVSKRIANLEKKLGKKLIEPSGRQIKLTPDAIALIESIGPAFNELRGLIYEQQELEDTTLITLDSSKSLIAGYLGEMMGKFIQQDKYITITTNHTPRIIERVQSGKATLGLCAGLLPPHHGLMTFHLFDEPFYIVSKSPLTELPPMVITNDMTNPANSYQLSVLEKFGIKPLMEMDAYTAAAQLALGGTGPALIPLSIVKTLNIEPQYLFSFPELEGLIRPIHICVRPNSYQSPRVKILIESIVDAVPKAV; from the coding sequence ATGTTACTCGAAGGAATCGAAACTCTATTGGTGTTGAGCAAAGCAAAGACCATGAGCCGCACCGGCAGTTTGCTTTATATCAGCCAATCGGCGGTCAGCAAACGGATTGCGAATTTAGAGAAGAAGCTAGGTAAGAAACTCATAGAACCAAGTGGCCGACAGATAAAACTGACGCCGGATGCGATCGCGCTCATCGAGAGTATTGGCCCCGCATTCAATGAACTTAGAGGGCTTATTTATGAACAGCAAGAGTTGGAAGATACCACTCTCATCACTTTAGATAGCTCTAAGTCGCTGATCGCAGGTTATCTAGGTGAAATGATGGGGAAATTTATCCAGCAAGATAAATACATCACCATCACCACTAACCATACACCAAGAATTATCGAGCGAGTGCAGTCTGGTAAGGCGACCTTGGGGTTGTGTGCTGGTTTACTACCGCCGCATCATGGGTTGATGACATTCCACCTGTTTGATGAGCCGTTTTACATAGTAAGTAAGTCGCCGTTAACGGAGCTTCCTCCAATGGTCATCACTAACGATATGACCAATCCAGCAAACTCGTATCAGTTATCTGTGCTTGAAAAGTTCGGCATCAAACCCTTGATGGAGATGGATGCCTACACCGCAGCAGCTCAGTTAGCGTTGGGTGGGACAGGGCCGGCTTTGATCCCGCTCTCTATCGTAAAGACACTCAATATTGAGCCTCAATACCTGTTTAGCTTTCCAGAGTTAGAGGGATTAATTCGACCTATTCATATCTGTGTAAGGCCGAACAGCTATCAATCTCCGCGAGTTAAAATACTGATAGAATCCATTGTTGATGCTGTTCCCAAAGCAGTTTAG
- a CDS encoding flavodoxin family protein encodes MSINKVGIVFFSKNGATKQVAETIAEGINTQQPGSALLIEVLSSEIVEGRYDNDGKLNALNNCDAIIFGAPTYMGSPAAQFKSFMDASSDTYCKKAWRNKLAAGFTTGGSLNGEQQQTLLSFFTLACQHGMVWAGLDISKHIDDLGLNRTGSSIGLVASDDQTAESTNNHIHSNDLKTAFYFGQRIASLVERT; translated from the coding sequence ATGAGTATCAATAAAGTAGGCATTGTTTTCTTCTCTAAGAATGGAGCGACCAAGCAAGTCGCTGAGACAATCGCTGAAGGTATTAACACTCAACAACCTGGCTCAGCACTGCTCATTGAAGTCCTCTCGTCTGAAATAGTCGAAGGAAGGTATGACAATGACGGCAAGCTCAACGCATTAAACAATTGTGATGCGATTATCTTTGGCGCTCCTACTTACATGGGCTCACCAGCCGCACAGTTTAAAAGCTTTATGGATGCGAGCAGTGATACCTACTGTAAGAAAGCATGGCGAAATAAGCTCGCTGCAGGTTTCACTACTGGTGGTAGCCTGAACGGTGAGCAACAACAAACCTTGTTAAGTTTTTTCACTCTGGCTTGTCAGCATGGCATGGTTTGGGCAGGGCTTGATATCTCAAAGCATATCGATGACTTAGGTTTGAATCGTACCGGTTCCAGTATTGGTTTGGTCGCCAGTGATGATCAGACGGCTGAGAGCACCAATAATCACATCCATAGTAATGACCTTAAAACCGCTTTCTATTTTGGGCAACGCATCGCGAGCCTAGTTGAAAGAACCTAG
- a CDS encoding TRIC cation channel family protein, producing MDSMLLYIIDLFGTAIFAVSGVFVAGRLKMDPFGVAVLGSVTAIGGGTIRDMALGATPVFWITDTTYLWVIITTCLLTMIIVRRPKRLAWWILPVCDAIGLAVFVGIGVEKALIYQDSALVAIIMGVITGCGGGIIRDVLAREVPMILRSEVYATACIIGGAFHTMAITMGHDSETAFLAGVFTTLLIRLGAIRWHLSLPTFAIK from the coding sequence ATGGACTCCATGCTGCTTTATATTATCGATTTATTTGGCACTGCCATTTTTGCTGTCTCAGGCGTATTTGTCGCTGGCCGTCTTAAGATGGATCCCTTTGGTGTCGCCGTTTTAGGTAGCGTAACCGCTATTGGCGGCGGTACAATTCGTGACATGGCATTGGGTGCAACTCCTGTGTTTTGGATCACCGATACCACCTACCTTTGGGTCATCATCACCACATGTTTGCTGACCATGATTATAGTAAGGCGTCCAAAGCGTCTGGCCTGGTGGATCCTGCCAGTATGTGATGCGATAGGCTTAGCGGTGTTTGTTGGCATTGGTGTTGAGAAAGCACTGATTTATCAAGATTCTGCATTGGTTGCTATTATCATGGGCGTAATTACTGGCTGTGGTGGCGGCATTATCCGCGACGTACTTGCTCGTGAAGTCCCAATGATCCTAAGAAGTGAAGTCTACGCAACTGCTTGTATCATTGGCGGCGCTTTCCATACCATGGCAATTACCATGGGGCACGACTCAGAAACTGCCTTTTTAGCTGGCGTGTTCACGACACTATTGATTAGGCTTGGCGCTATTCGCTGGCACTTGTCATTGCCAACCTTCGCTATCAAATAG
- a CDS encoding TSUP family transporter: MEITLEILAILFVVATAAGFIDAMAGGGGLLTLPALLAAGVPPTQALATNKLQSSFGSFSASWYFVRNGIVSIKEMRLAIFCTFIGSAIGAELVQHIDASLLTSVIPLLLIAISLYFLLAPQTRASEGKQKISEAMFALCIGGGVGFYDGFFGPGTGSIFTVCFVAIGHFSLVDATARTKILNFTSNIAALIFFILAGLPIWELGLVMAVGGFMGAQLGAKVVVTKGQKWIRPLVIVMSMLMASKLLWEQHQQWILSVF, encoded by the coding sequence ATGGAAATCACTCTAGAAATATTGGCTATCTTGTTTGTTGTTGCAACGGCGGCAGGCTTTATTGATGCAATGGCTGGCGGTGGTGGGTTGTTGACTCTACCTGCATTGCTAGCGGCCGGAGTGCCACCAACGCAAGCACTGGCAACCAACAAACTTCAAAGCTCATTTGGTAGTTTTTCTGCCAGTTGGTATTTCGTTCGCAACGGTATCGTTAGTATTAAAGAGATGCGCCTCGCGATCTTTTGTACTTTTATTGGCTCTGCAATTGGCGCCGAGTTAGTCCAGCACATTGATGCGAGTTTACTGACTAGCGTGATACCGCTGCTGCTTATCGCTATCTCTCTTTATTTCCTGTTAGCACCCCAAACTAGAGCGTCTGAAGGAAAGCAGAAGATCTCTGAGGCGATGTTTGCTTTGTGTATTGGTGGCGGTGTTGGCTTCTACGATGGCTTTTTTGGCCCAGGAACAGGTTCAATTTTCACGGTATGTTTTGTCGCTATCGGCCACTTCTCATTAGTGGATGCAACGGCACGCACCAAGATACTTAACTTCACATCGAATATAGCCGCATTGATCTTCTTTATTTTGGCTGGCTTGCCAATTTGGGAATTAGGATTAGTAATGGCAGTTGGTGGTTTTATGGGCGCTCAACTTGGCGCTAAAGTCGTGGTGACAAAAGGGCAGAAATGGATTCGCCCTCTTGTGATCGTGATGTCGATGTTAATGGCCTCTAAACTGCTTTGGGAACAGCATCAACAATGGATTCTATCAGTATTTTAA